The genomic stretch ttaTGAAACACTGATTTGTAAAGAAACTTGGACACTGATGTGTCTAAAAGCAAATAATGACCGAAGAGACCCGTCTGCTCTCcgttgttcttcttcttcttaaggCTCACAATCCAATCAAAAGAACACCAAAAAGACATGTTATGCTAACATCTGCTAGCGTGATGGCGTGGTACATCTAGTGCGGTAATACTGAAGGGTAGACAACACAACTCAACTGTTCAATCCATAGGTAAACCAAGCCACTTGTAGTGCACAggatttttcttattttccttcCAACTTAATAAAatactgactttttttttgttcattggCAATAAAAAGGTATAGAAATATCTCCCAACTGTACAGCTTTTAAAGGTTAAAATATGAGTGATAAAATTAGTAACActgataaaaagaaatgacCCAAGGTGTTTTAGTAATAAAACATTATCTAAAACGTGTCGGCTCTAGCTTCCAAAGTCTGTATAATGCATTTCCTTCGTTTGTtaaaatttgtgtttgtcttcatcgTTTTCTTTACAAATGGGTTTTTCTAACAGTGAGAAATCGTTCTCCTGTGGAAAAGTCACGAGTATTTTTTTTCAGGCACACCTGGATTTCTACACAGTAGTGAACTGAAACGAACTGTCAGAGTGACCAGACATCACCTCCTGTGTTCTTCCTCTGCCGGGCGAGAGGAGGAATCTGATTGTGTCTCATGGAGGAGTCTGATTCCTCTTTTAGTCAATATCTCCTTTCTCCTGCGGCGTCTGGTTCTAGTCTTCAGAAACAGCGTTCCTGTTTGTTTCGCCTCCGCTCTCTTCTGTGGCCTCCCCCTCTGCTTTCCCCTCTTCCGTCACCCCTTCTTCTGTATCCatcgcctcctcttcctccatcttgacgtcctcctcttcctgaatgctcctgagctcctcctcctgccttgtgtcagcttcctcttcttcctccttcatgtctatctctgtcttctcctcttctcctccctccaccagTACTCGCTCTATCTCCTCCTcattcctctcttcctcctcctcctcctcatcccctccTTCATCACCTATCTGCACCACCTGGATGTCATCCATGTCCACtacaccttcctcctcctcctcctcctcctcactctcctcatcctctctggtGCTGCTCCCTCGCTCGTCCGAGTCTAGCTGGGAGGGGGCCAGGTGCCGCCCCTGCACCCGGGCCAGGGCCTCCATCTCGGCCTGGGCCTCGCCGTCCTCCTCGGGGCTCTCCCGGCCTCCGCCTTGGCTCTGCGTCTCCTTCTTGCAGTAGGAGTAGCGGTGGTTCATGTGCTGCGAGTAGGAGCCCGAGTGGGAGAAGCGCTTGCCGCACTTGTCGCACTGGTACGGCTTCTCCCCCGAGTGGAGCCTCATGTGTTCGATcaagtggtgtttgtgtttgaaggcCTTGCTGCAGATGCCGCACTCGTGAGGTCGCTtccctgcagagaaagagaaaataagtaTGCATCAACATCTCTGtttaagaaaaatgaaaatgctgttgAGTAAAAAAAGCACAGACACGGGGGGGAAAACAATAAACACCGCGGTGCAATCGCAGTGAATCCCCCCACAAGGTTGAGAGGCCCATAACAGTATCTGTCATCAATGTATCCAAGGagaacatttcaaaacaatacaacaaaatCACAACAATCGTGCTCGAAAAACCTTCAAGGAAACTTTATCCAGGCAGGGAACGGCGAGTTTCACCTAGGATGAGGTCATTTGGAGCTGAAAACTGTGGTTGAAAGCCAGGTATCAgagcaataaagaaaaaaaaaaaacaaaaaaaaaacccgtcTCTGAGAGCGCTGACCTGCACTTGGCCACAGAATCATCATCTCGGAGCGATCCAAATCACTACCAGAGCTCGCTTCTTGCAACATTTGGTGCTTCACATGAGAAGCTGGCAGTGCAGAGGTGGGGAGTTGGCGGAAAGAAATTCTCAGACCTCTTCTGTGCGTGTTGAGTAATACCTGCTGGAATGGGGGTGTCCACCCTTCTTTACGCTGTAGCTCAAAATCCCCGTTCGCTCGCACTCTGACTCATCTTTCCCAGGACCCAACAGTGAGTGGTGGTGAGACAAGTTCCggtagttttgttttttgttggctgtgtttgtgtgtaggcCTGGGAACTTTGTATTTACCTGTGTGTTCGTATTTGTGTCTCAGCAGCGAGCTGCTCTTCTGGAAGATCTTGTCGCACAGGTCGCAGGCGTACATGCCGCTGTccgtcttcttcatcttcttcctctgagggCCCGAGTCGGAGTCGTTCTGCTCCTCCACGGTGGACACGCCCTCTGAGCCCGtgtcctgcttctcctcctggaGAATATGACAAATCACAGACGTGTCGGTGGGAATTTCAAAGTGTGGTTTTTCCTGTGTGTTCTACAGCAAAGAGACAATTACTCAGAACAAGTTAacaacttgtgtgtgtgcactacaGGAAATGACACTGTGTCATATCCTACTCATAGCTGTCTCTGGAGGTGAAGTTAACATCACTCTGACTTTTCAGGTTATGAGAGAGCAAAAAAACCGTCCAACCAATCTTTGCCTTGGCCCAAAGCACAACCACAGTGTTCTCATGAGCACACCTACAGTTGTTTCCTGTCCCTGGGCTGCTAAAACTCATCCACTGATGCACTGAAAGATGTTGTGAGGCAATATTAAAGATATATACACGGGGCTCTTTTTTACAAGGCAGGTCTATGCCAATCCACTTAACACGAAAGTAtaatacaacaacaataaatcaatGAGGCAGGCAGAGGTGTGCCGTTTAAACAGATTCCCGCAGATCAATAGGGGCTCTGCAGTAAAGTGCAGCACAGTCCTCTTGGTGACAGCCCTGGAAGATCACTCACACACCCAGTGAGATCTACATCCATCATTACAGGCCCATTACGTGTCTGCACAATGAAGAACTATTAAGGGCTATCATTTTTACAAAGCAGTGAATTCTGACATTTCTATATATGACTTATTGATTAGACTTTGGATGGTTTCACACTATCTATCATGTTCTCATAGTTTTTAACAATAAGAAGTAATGATCTGGACTGAAGGGTTTGACTGATCACTCCAAAAAGCGAAAAGCCAACTTGATTCCAATCCACTCGCCTCTCCAAATGCATGTTAAGAGTTTTAGAGTCAAACCTGTTTGCTGTGGCTGACCTCCAGTGAaaccagaggaagaaaaactaACTCTGAAATGCTCAGGAAGCTAAAAAAGCCGTGAAAATTTAAAAATAACTTTCCTCACTTGTATACAGCTGGCCACACGGTAACTGAGGAGTACTGAGAGAATGGATTAAAGCAATagtttaaaatggaaaatatgcttCTAAGCTATCTTGGCATGAGtcaccactctcatatctgagCATTTACTATAGAGCTATCAGCCGTCACTCagctcagcacaaagactggaaacagctagcttggctctgtctgaaggtaacaaaatctgcctaccagccCCTCTAAATGTGACTAATCAACACATTACATCTTGTTTGGATTAGCCACTAGTTGCCAGGTAAACTAACAGTGATGAGAAAACTATCATGGTGACAAAGTCCAGCTCACAACcacccataaaaccacaacatgtttttACGCTTTAGTACGTGTATGAATTGAACAAAGAAGTCTAGGCTGATCTGTAGCATGCAGATACAAGAATGGTTTTTATCTTCTCCTTAAGAAATAAGTGTATTTCAGAAAAATTGGGTGACGTACCTTCAGTCCGTTGAGGTGGATGGTTTCCTGCGTCTCAGTCCCGGCAGGGCTGTTTGCTGTAGTGGTATAGGTGTAAGCCAGCTGGGGGATCAGGATAGTCTGTTTGTTGTTAGTGGCAAGTGCCCTTAGGCATTGCATTGTGGTCACAATGTCGAGGGGTTTGGCACTTGTCTGGCTGGCGTACATTGCGATGGGGCTGGCGCCCATGGCTGAGAGTGGCGATGCCTCTTTCTTTGTGCAAGTTAAGTTTAGGGGTTCATCCACATTGGTAGAGccagaggaaggggaggggtaAACGCGGCCTTTAGCCACCActctctccacttcctctctggCTGGCTTTGGCAGCGACAGGTCTAGGGGTCCCTCAGTGCTCTGGGGAGGCTGGGCTGGGACGGGACCCCCAGCTGTCAGGTTTAGTGGCGAGGGGGAGGCTGGTGACCTGTCAGTGCCGTTGACCTCTGCTGGGGTGGCTTCTGTTGGGCTATCTTGGGTCACAGATGGGCTCATATTGGCCGTGTCCTTCCCTGGGACCAGAGACACTACACTGTTAGCTTCACAggtgtcctcttcctctgagggAGGTGTTGGGGCACCCAGTGATATCTGGCCCTCCTGCATTTTGTCAAACCACTTCTTAACCACATGGATCGGCAGGCTGACCGAGTCAGATATCTTGGCCAGCTCGTCCTTGGTGGGCTCTGCATTTAAGGCAAAGTAGGCCTTGAGCAGGGACAAGAGGTTTTTGGGCTGGTGGCAGAGTCCTCCCTCTGACAGCAGGGCAGCAACAGCAGACTCAGACTTATCTAGGCCTGCTCCGTTCAGCCTGAGACCATCTGTCTTGCAGTGCTTGAGGGCATGGAGCGCTTCCAGCCCACCGGGACAGTTATCACACAGGAGACAAGTTTTAGTggtcttttcctctttttcttcagtctctTTGGGCCTGGTGCCTTTGATGGTCAGATCTTCTGGGAGTTTCTGGGACTTGAACGTGTCAGTGGTGGTCTGAGCTGGTGAGTTAGGCTCAGACTCTTTCTTCAGGTTTTGCGCTGTCAGCTGGCCCTGGTTGGGGTCCAAACTGTAGTTTATAATGATTTTTGCATTTCCATCCTGGCCTACAATAGGCAGACTGATGGCTGAGATGAGTTGCTGCTGCGGGGCATGGAGAGTTCCAGTGGTTAAACCCGAGTTCACCTGTCCCTGGCCTTTGGCATTGCTTTCCAGTACCTGGCGAATGACGTTACCGTCCACTGCCACTTTCAGAGCATTCTGCAGGTCTGCCAGGTTGATGCTAATGGGCGACACCAGCCCCACGGTGGGCAGGACCACGGCCTGTACTGTGCCCTGCAGAGGAGCCGCAGCACCATTGAAAATCCCACCGTTCATGCCGGTCACAGTTGGGGATGTTATCACCGTCGGCTTGTACTCGTAGTCCACAGGCTCAGTCTTGATCTGGTTGAGGggcagct from Chaetodon auriga isolate fChaAug3 chromosome 21, fChaAug3.hap1, whole genome shotgun sequence encodes the following:
- the zeb1b gene encoding zinc finger E-box-binding homeobox 1b; this translates as MADGPRCKRRKQANPRRNNVTNYSNVVEAGSDSDDEDKLHIVEEEGSLADGADCDSTLPDDEHPRERCWDGVKEDCVSDGEDDMSTDALVEEMLQQGDTAVIYPEAPEDEPQRQGTPDASVHDENGTPDSFSQLLTCPYCARGYKRYSSLKEHIKYRHEKTEESFSCPECSYSFAYRAQLERHMTVHKGGRDQRHITQSGGNRKFKCTECGKAFKYKHHLKEHLRIHSGEKPYECSNCKKRFSHSGSYSSHISSKKCISVISVNGRPRLGNAKSQTQGPSPVLPTSPSVLRTQIREKLEHSKPLQEQLPLNQIKTEPVDYEYKPTVITSPTVTGMNGGIFNGAAAPLQGTVQAVVLPTVGLVSPISINLADLQNALKVAVDGNVIRQVLESNAKGQGQVNSGLTTGTLHAPQQQLISAISLPIVGQDGNAKIIINYSLDPNQGQLTAQNLKKESEPNSPAQTTTDTFKSQKLPEDLTIKGTRPKETEEKEEKTTKTCLLCDNCPGGLEALHALKHCKTDGLRLNGAGLDKSESAVAALLSEGGLCHQPKNLLSLLKAYFALNAEPTKDELAKISDSVSLPIHVVKKWFDKMQEGQISLGAPTPPSEEEDTCEANSVVSLVPGKDTANMSPSVTQDSPTEATPAEVNGTDRSPASPSPLNLTAGGPVPAQPPQSTEGPLDLSLPKPAREEVERVVAKGRVYPSPSSGSTNVDEPLNLTCTKKEASPLSAMGASPIAMYASQTSAKPLDIVTTMQCLRALATNNKQTILIPQLAYTYTTTANSPAGTETQETIHLNGLKEEKQDTGSEGVSTVEEQNDSDSGPQRKKMKKTDSGMYACDLCDKIFQKSSSLLRHKYEHTGKRPHECGICSKAFKHKHHLIEHMRLHSGEKPYQCDKCGKRFSHSGSYSQHMNHRYSYCKKETQSQGGGRESPEEDGEAQAEMEALARVQGRHLAPSQLDSDERGSSTREDEESEEEEEEEEGVVDMDDIQVVQIGDEGGDEEEEEEERNEEEIERVLVEGGEEEKTEIDMKEEEEEADTRQEEELRSIQEEEDVKMEEEEAMDTEEGVTEEGKAEGEATEESGGETNRNAVSED